The genomic segment ATCACTTGTCCGTGGGCTCAGGAGCATAGCGACGGACTGGATACCGGTGCTGCCTATTTCGAGCCAGACGAGCTTCACCCGTTAGGTGGGTTCTGCTGCCAGCACTCGCATCGCGAGAAGTTCCACATCCGGCAGTTGCTCGAATTCCTGGGTGTTGGCAATGCCGAGGCACGGCATAAACCGCTGATTCGCGTGGTCGCTGGCGATCTACACCGCGTCGTCGATGCGGCTGAAAAAGAGTTGGCAGACGGCGGGCGGCACTATCAGGCCGGCGGTTTGATTGTGTCAGTCTCGACCGATCCGGCCAGCGGTGATCCGTCGATTGTGCCAACCAGCGCACCGGCACTGACGCGGGAACTGTCAGTCGCGGCGACCTGGGAGAAATTCGACGGACGGGCGAAAGACTGGGTACGCTGCGATCCGCCGGCGCGGCATGTGGCCGTTCTCTATGACGCGCAGCAGTTTCGCTATCTGCCACCACTGGCAGGCGTGGCGCGACAACCGTACTTCCGCGAGTCGGATGGCGAACTGATCACGCAGGCCGGTTACGACAAGACCGCGCAGCGTTTCGGCGTGTTCGATTCACGGCAATTCGTCATACCCGACCCGACACCGGACGCAGCGCGGGCGGCACTGGTCTTGCTGGAAGACCTGCTCACCGAGTTTCATTTTGTCGCTGCCACCGACAAGGCAGCTGCACTTTCGGCGATCTTCACCGCCGTGGTACGCCCGTCGCTGTCTCATGCGCCGGGGTTCCACGCTCGTGCGCCGGTATTCGCCAGCGGCAAGACCTATCTGTGTGAGCTGATTGGCGCCTTCGCCGGACCGGCCGGCAATGCGAAGGTGAGCTATCCGACGACCTCAGAGGAAGCCACCAAGGTGATTCTGTCCTTGTTGCTGACCAGCCCGGCGGTCATCGAGTTTGACGACATGGATACTGACTGGATACCGCATGGCACCATCAAGCGGGTGCTGACAGCGGAGCAGATCACCGACCGGATTCTGGGCGTGAGCAAGACGGCGACGGTGAGCACGCGCACCCTGTTTCTGGGCTCTGGAAATAACGTCGGCCCGATACGCGATCTGCTGCGGCGTGTGCTGACAATCCATGTCGACCCGCGCTGTCCGAACCCGGCGACGATACCCTACAAGGGCTTTCCGGTCGACAAGGTGCGAAGCCGCCGTGAGGCCTATGTGGCGGCGGTACTGACTATCATCCAGGCATGGCGCAAGGCTGGAATGCCCCGCGCGGCGGCCGACAGTATTGTCACATTCGGTGGCGCGTGGTCGGACTATTGCCGGTATCCGTTGATGTGGCTGGGGCAGCCTGACCCGGCTACGTCGCTGCTGGAGCAGGTCCGGCATGACCCCGACGCGGATTCACTCGCAGGGTTGTTGACCGAGTGGCACCGTGCATTCGGGTCGACACCGACCACGGTGCGCAAGGCTGTTGAGATGGCTGAGTGGGGGCACTCCGACCTTCTCGATGCGATGCGGGAGTTTCCCGTTGAAGAAGGACACGGGATCAACCGCTCGAAGCTTGGCTGGCTGCTGAAGAAGAATGCGAACCGGATCGTCGGCGGCCTTGAGTTCCAGAAATCGGAAGCTGATGGGAGAACGGCGTGGCGGGTCGTTGCGGTGAATCCACCCCCTTTGACGCCTTCACCGCCTTTCGCCAGGGCAGTTGCAAAAACTGTCACGCCAACAGCGGAAACATTAGTCGAGGTAGAAATATGAGCCCCGCCGAGATCATCGAACGGGCCACCGAGGAAGGTGTGCTGCTCGCACTCTCACCCTCGGGCAGCATTTCCGCTACGCTCCACGAAGGCGTCACCCCGCGCAAGGGACCAAACAAAGACAACGTCAAAAGCAAAACCGACTCTACCCGGCACCGCTGCAACCTAAGGACAAATGAGTTAAAACGATCTCGTTTCACCGGCCAAGATAGTTGTCGTCCACCGGCCAAGATAATTGACGCCGCCCACACCGACCCGGACATCGTCGCCATCGGCATCCGGAACGTCGCCACCCTCGAGATGAACATTCCGCAGGCGTACTACGACGCCTGTGCGCTGCTTGAGTTGATTGAAAAACACACAGGAGACGAACATGCCAACGCTTGAACACGACTCGATAGGTCTGACCTGCGTGGTGACCGAAAACGAAACGCCACCGGCCAGTTACGAGGCGGTGCGTTTCAACGCCATGAAGCACGGGATTCTCTCGAAGCTGGGTAAGCGTCCATCCCGACCACCTGTAAAACCCGCGAGAAGTGGAGCAACCTCCAGGTTTTTTTTCAGGAGGAAGAGATGGACAAGGCAGGGGAACGAGAAGCGCGGTGGCGGGGGCATGTGGACGCCTGGCGGGCGAGCGGCGGCAGCCAGAAGGCGTACTGTGAGCGGCACGGGCTGAGCAGCCATTCGCTCAGTTACTGGCACCTGCGCTTGGCGAAGGGTCGAGGATCGAGCGGAGCGAGAGGCCCACTGACCCTGGTTCCTGCAGTGAGGGTTGCCAATGCCGTGGCCTCAACGCCGAGCCTGTCGCTCCACAGCCCCCAGGGCTGGCGACTCGACTTTGCCGCGTTGCCACCGGCTGGGTGGTTGACGGCCCTGTGGGGAGAGCGCGCATGAACGCGCCGCTCGGGGCGGTGCCCGAGCGCATCTGGCTGGCCGTCGAAGCGGTAGACATGCGCCTGGGCATTGATGGCCTGTCAGCCCGCATCCAGGCCAGTCTTGGGCGCAGCCCCTGTGACGGCACCGCCTACGCCTTTACCAACCGGCGCCGCAGCCGGCTTAAACTGCTGGTCTGGGACGGCACCGGCGTCTGGCTGTCGCAACGGCGGTTGCACCGTGGCTCCTTCACCTGGCCGAGCGCCAGCGACCCGGTCTTCGCCCTCACCACGGCGCAGTGGCGTTGGCTGATCGCCGGCGTAGACTGGCAACGCCGGGACGCGCCCGCACCCGCCAGCTGGCACGTATAAGGGCGCACTGTATTTTGCACAAAGCACGCAAAATCCGTGTCTTAGACGTCCTTCTGAGCATCTTGATGGTATAATTCACCATGGATTTAGCGAGCGAACTTGCCTCCTTCTCACCCTCGCCAGAACTGGTTTTCTGGGCCGAGAATCGGCTCGGTGGACTGCTCGAACAGGTCAAGACCAACGCCACGGAGATTCGCTGGCGCGATGCCAAGATCGAGAAGCTGACCCTCGAACTGGCCTATTTGCGGCGGATGAAGTTCGGCGTCAAGAGCGAGTCCCTGGCCGCCGGCGAACGGGACCTCTTCGACGAAACGCTCGCTGCCGACCTGGCCGCCTGCGAAGCCCGCCTGGCCGAACGGCGCCAGGCGGCCGAAATGGGGCCGCATCAGCTGCCCGCCGAGAAACCGAAACGCGACCGCGCCGGCCGTCAGCCCCTGCCCGAGGAACTGCCGCGTGTCGAGCACCTGCACGAGCCGGAAACCTGCACCTGTGGGCAATGTGGTCAGGCCCTGGTGCGGATCGGCGAGGACGTGACCGAGAAGCTCAGCATCGTCCCTGCCGAGTTCTTCGTCGAGCGCCACATCTATCCCAAGTACGCCTGCCGGCCCTGCGAAACCCTCACCGCCGCACCGGCTGTGGCTTCGGTCATCGACGGCGGTCTGGCGACACCGGCCTTGCTGGCCTGGGTGATGGTCAGCAAGTACGCCGATCATCTGCCCCTCTACCGTCTTGAACGGCAGGCCGCCCGCTCGGGGGTGACCCTGTCGCGTTCGACGCTGGCCGACTGGGTCGGCCGCATCGGCGTCGCCCTGGAACCGCTCTGGCTGCGTCTCGCCGAACTGCTGCGCCAGGGGACGGTGCTGCATGCCGATGAAACCCCGGTGCAGCAACTCGATCCGGGCAATGGCAAGACCAAGCGGGCCTATCTCTGGGCTTATCGCAGCAATGCCTTGGCCAGCGATCCGCCGATCGTCGTCTTCGACTACCAGCCCGGCCGGGGTGGGAAGTATGTGGCGGAGTTCCTCGCGGACTGGCAAGGTGCGCTGATGGTCGATGAGTTCGCCGGCTACCAGGCGCTGTTTCGTGGCGAGGTGATCGAACTCGCCTGTCTGGCCCATGCCCGGCGGAAGTTCTTCGACCTCCATCAGGCGAATCGCAGTCCCCTTGCCGCGGAGGCCCTGCGCCGCATCGGCGAGCTGTATGCCATCGAGGACGCG from the Accumulibacter sp. genome contains:
- the tnpC gene encoding IS66 family transposase, with translation MDLASELASFSPSPELVFWAENRLGGLLEQVKTNATEIRWRDAKIEKLTLELAYLRRMKFGVKSESLAAGERDLFDETLAADLAACEARLAERRQAAEMGPHQLPAEKPKRDRAGRQPLPEELPRVEHLHEPETCTCGQCGQALVRIGEDVTEKLSIVPAEFFVERHIYPKYACRPCETLTAAPAVASVIDGGLATPALLAWVMVSKYADHLPLYRLERQAARSGVTLSRSTLADWVGRIGVALEPLWLRLAELLRQGTVLHADETPVQQLDPGNGKTKRAYLWAYRSNALASDPPIVVFDYQPGRGGKYVAEFLADWQGALMVDEFAGYQALFRGEVIELACLAHARRKFFDLHQANRSPLAAEALRRIGELYAIEDAAKGKAVEERARRRKETSQPLLEALHLWLQNTRRSVADGGALAKAIDYSLRRWPALARYATNGFYPIDNNPVENAIRPIAIGKKNWLFAGSEAAGQRAAAIQSLLETARLNGIEPMAWLTDTLDKLPSWPNSRIDELLPLKKPV
- the tnpB gene encoding IS66 family insertion sequence element accessory protein TnpB (TnpB, as the term is used for proteins encoded by IS66 family insertion elements, is considered an accessory protein, since TnpC, encoded by a neighboring gene, is a DDE family transposase.), translating into MNAPLGAVPERIWLAVEAVDMRLGIDGLSARIQASLGRSPCDGTAYAFTNRRRSRLKLLVWDGTGVWLSQRRLHRGSFTWPSASDPVFALTTAQWRWLIAGVDWQRRDAPAPASWHV
- a CDS encoding DNA-primase RepB domain-containing protein, producing MAPNVLTDSMGEPMEAGKGGEGGVLRIDNAEFVAAVFPLLPEGAFAAACSKSGDPGLGGWPASRADQVASSLSAANNNYIACASFYPGDDGSFKARKAQFAACHFLMLDDLGTKVPLERLAGFDLSWLIETSPGNHQGGIILNEPMTDGAAAVRLLNAMIDSGLCDAGATGPLSRWARLPVAINGKPKYVDQRRAPFQCRLLEWRPDARYKPQDIVDRLQLELAPAGRPKQTTRASARVAQAANISHSIGNEADDVLTPKGAENPVVAALKARGLYKTPLGSGKHDITCPWAQEHSDGLDTGAAYFEPDELHPLGGFCCQHSHREKFHIRQLLEFLGVGNAEARHKPLIRVVAGDLHRVVDAAEKELADGGRHYQAGGLIVSVSTDPASGDPSIVPTSAPALTRELSVAATWEKFDGRAKDWVRCDPPARHVAVLYDAQQFRYLPPLAGVARQPYFRESDGELITQAGYDKTAQRFGVFDSRQFVIPDPTPDAARAALVLLEDLLTEFHFVAATDKAAALSAIFTAVVRPSLSHAPGFHARAPVFASGKTYLCELIGAFAGPAGNAKVSYPTTSEEATKVILSLLLTSPAVIEFDDMDTDWIPHGTIKRVLTAEQITDRILGVSKTATVSTRTLFLGSGNNVGPIRDLLRRVLTIHVDPRCPNPATIPYKGFPVDKVRSRREAYVAAVLTIIQAWRKAGMPRAAADSIVTFGGAWSDYCRYPLMWLGQPDPATSLLEQVRHDPDADSLAGLLTEWHRAFGSTPTTVRKAVEMAEWGHSDLLDAMREFPVEEGHGINRSKLGWLLKKNANRIVGGLEFQKSEADGRTAWRVVAVNPPPLTPSPPFARAVAKTVTPTAETLVEVEI
- the tnpA gene encoding IS66 family insertion sequence element accessory protein TnpA, whose product is MDKAGEREARWRGHVDAWRASGGSQKAYCERHGLSSHSLSYWHLRLAKGRGSSGARGPLTLVPAVRVANAVASTPSLSLHSPQGWRLDFAALPPAGWLTALWGERA